In Zingiber officinale cultivar Zhangliang chromosome 3A, Zo_v1.1, whole genome shotgun sequence, the DNA window tgggcccctccattgccagcCGTATCACCGGCCTAGGCTGGTGCCCACGTCCGCGAGACAGTTGCTGCCGCGGCCTACGCAGCTGCAGCCGATGCCAATGGTCTATTAACATGTGAACAAGACAAGGTTAAATGGTCTATTAACAAATTGTTAATTTTTAACTCTAAAATTTGGTCTCTTCTTAAACAAAAAGCTCTGCAAACCTAAACTCCTAAACTAAAGGATAAATAATGACCACTATAACATTGACAAAATTTAATTACTAATGCTGAATTATGCATTTATACCGAATGATTTTTTGCCGGTAATAATCAGTAAAAACATAAGAGATCGCATAAATTTGGAAATTTTCCAAGTTGGTTTCATCCAACTAGGTAGTGTTTTCATTACATGAAAGCTCGGTCGAAAAGTTTCTACAAGATATTTGTTAATTAGCCGATCAGAAGTCGCTCGTGCTTTTGTTAATTTAGAGGCTAGCCAACTGTGCTCAGCCACATATATCCCTTATTCCTCCCTTCTTCTAGAACTCAATTCCGGTTGGAATATAATACCCCAAAAATTATGATTaacaaagataaaaaaaaaaacttcaattgATTCGAGTATTATAGTATGGAATAAAACATAAGGATGAAAGTTATAatctaataaaaataattatgaaaagCACGACTTCATGATCACAATAACGAAAAAAATGAGGCAAAAGTAGTCAAAATAATATTCATAAGTATCTTGTTCTCAAACAACGTGTGTGTGAGGGTTACCAAAGTACTCCATTTCCATTTGCAAGTAAGTTGAGACatttttcatcaaaaaaaaaaaagtagtagAAGATCAAGCTGCCTCTCTGATTGTCGTGTACCAATTACAGACGAGATGAACAACAAATTAATTAGTTCAAAAACGACGAGTAAACGTAATAACAAACATGTGGCGTGCTTGTTGTTTAGGGCAGGAACGTACTGGATGCGCCCCCATCGTGAAGCTTAGCGCCGGCGCCGGAGTTGGCGCCGCACTGATGGCACCGCAGCGGGGCGGCGACCGCCAGGATCCGTCTGCAGGTGGGGCAGGAGGATTGGGACCGAAACCAGGTGTCAACGCACTTGGCGTGGAAGCCGTGGCCACACTGGGGCAGGACGCGGACGAGCTCACCGTCAGAGAACTCGGCGAGGCAGATGGGGCAGTCGAGCAGCGCGATGCCACCCGCAGcagaggcggaggaggaggagttgAAAGAGAGCGTGGGGAGCGCTCGGATGACTTTCATCTTGAGGCCCTTGTTGGGCGAAGCAGGGAAGGGGATGCGGGCCGATGAGGTAACCGAGTGATGTAGCCAGGCGCAGCGGGCGAAGAGGGCGAGTCCGACGACACAGATGAGGGCGCAAAGGAGGACGGCGAGGATGACAACGACGTCAGAGTCGAAGGGGAGGGGACTCGGCGGCTCCGCCTCCGACGACAGTAGAAACCTCGCCGGAGAACGCATTTCGTAGTCGATTAAAATCGAAGACCGAGTTTCAAGGACGAGTTTTGGGAGAGTAGTGAGTTGGAACTCTGTCTTTAATAGCACAAATTATTTAAATGATGGTAATTTTCATTTTAGCTCCTGAAGTTTACATTATTTATAAAGTGCCCTTAAATGGAATAATAATAAAATGGCAGATTTGGGCGAATAAGtagatttttgaaaataataaaggatattTTGATGATTATAAAATTTTCTGAGCTGTtctaataaaaagataaatatcaTAAAGTTGAAATGAAGATTTTCATAATTATATCATAAAGTTGATAATAAATATTTAAGAGTAACACCGTGTACTGTAATTAATTATATCATTCAAAGAATAACAAACTATTAGTTCGTCTTAGACAATGATTAGGCTAAAAGCTTAAAGATGACCGTACAAAATACCTATCAATATCATCTAATTTAATACCCAATGAAAGAGTAGGCAATTGCGTACATAAAGTCCTGAGGAAGATAGAAAGGTACCCCAAACAAGATTACCGACATGATTAGgcaaacaatattttttttttcaaatttattttttttgaacaAAAACAAATTATTTAGTGAGAAGgtaaacataatctcatcataTTTATCAACAAGGTTATAACTGaagagaaaattctaatttgaaagaaATATATTCCTTAATGGATAACTCAACATCACAAAGGAGTTGAAATGGAATAATGCCTTTACAGACCACAAAAAGAATAAGCAGGGTCAAAAAGCATCTAGTTGCCTCggatatttaattttatcttattaaaattaagtttaaaataaataataaaaatattgtaGTCAAAACTCAAAATAATATTACCAAATTAACATATCTGCAACTTTAAATTTCATCTCTGTTAAATTAATAGCATCTAATATTTACCAAACCAAAACTCaactatttatttctttaatatgattttttttctcagTCTCAAATATCGTATGTGCACATCCTTTTCTATCACATAATGACCAAATTGAAGCCAAaaagctaaaagaaaaataaaaggttaTTGCCTGTGTCTATCTTCCTGCTAGTGGATGTATGCAAATTGGATAAGTTACTATCCAGTTCAGTGGAAGGAGATTCACTCAAAGTTAACTTGAGATTTtctataatagaaaaaaatatatcttcaaaagattgctgcaaaaaTGGGGCCATGTTCTCCATGAGGGCAACAATGGCTAATCTGATATCTTCGTTTTAATTGATCGAATCAACCTGTTAAACTGAAACTGATGGCAATACATCCTATCAAATTACTATACTAATGTAGCTGCTAAAGTGGGGATATATATTGTTTCACTGAGACAATTACTTAGATCCTATTGCTCTATGTTGCATCATTATCCAGTTCATAAGAAATAATTTGGAATATAAAGTAACTGCTTGCCAGAAGGAAAATTAAACATGTCTAGAAGCATTCGACCTTAATGATGCAGATCCTTCAATATTAAGATTTACACACAGACATCTTTTGTTAGACGACATGGAAGTTTATGGAATCAATTTTGATATTCCCTTTACATTGTCGTTGTTGACGGATCGGCGGGGGGCGGGGGTTGTTGACTGGATCGGGGTCGGCGGGTCGGGGTCGGCAGGGGGGAGTTGTTGACGGGAGCGGCGGCGGCGGGGTCGTCCCCGTCGACGACGGCAGCAGCTGGCTCGTAAGCTGCGTAGGTCGATGGCTTTAGAAATTTGAATAT includes these proteins:
- the LOC122054240 gene encoding RING-H2 finger protein ATL8-like, producing MRSPARFLLSSEAEPPSPLPFDSDVVVILAVLLCALICVVGLALFARCAWLHHSVTSSARIPFPASPNKGLKMKVIRALPTLSFNSSSSASAAGGIALLDCPICLAEFSDGELVRVLPQCGHGFHAKCVDTWFRSQSSCPTCRRILAVAAPLRCHQCGANSGAGAKLHDGGASSTFLP